One stretch of Mycteria americana isolate JAX WOST 10 ecotype Jacksonville Zoo and Gardens chromosome 16, USCA_MyAme_1.0, whole genome shotgun sequence DNA includes these proteins:
- the ARHGDIA gene encoding rho GDP-dissociation inhibitor 1 → MAEQEPTAEQLAQIAAENEEDEHSVNYKPPAQKSIQEIQELDKDDESLRKYKEALLGAVTVTADPNAPNVVVTKLTLVCATAPGPLELDLTGDLESYKKQAFVLKEGVEYRIKISFRVNREIVSGLKYIQHTFRKGVKIDKTEYMVGSYGPRAEEYEFLTPMEEAPKGMLARGSYNIKSKFTDDDKTDHLSWEWNLTIKKDWKD, encoded by the exons ATGGCAGAGCAGGAGCCGACGGCAGAGCAGCTGGCCCAGATTGCAGCTGAAAATGAGGAGGACGAACATTCCGTCAACTATAAGCCACCTGCCCAGAAGAGCATCCAGGAGATCCAGGAGCTTGACAAGGATGATGAGAGCCTGCGCAAGTACAAGGAGGCACTGCTCGGTGCCGTCACTGTGACTGCAG ATCCCAATGCTCCAAATGTGGTGGTGACCAAACTGACTTTGGTCTGCGCTACTGCTCCTGGCCCTCTGGAGTTGGACCTGACAG GTGACCTGGAGAGCTACAAGAAGCAAGCGTTTGTGTTGAAGGAGGGTGTGGAATACCGGATAAAAATCTCCTTTAGG GTTAACAGGGAGATTGTGTCAGGGTTGAAGTATATCCAGCACACGTTCCGGAAAGGTGTGAAAA ttGACAAGACTGAATACATGGTTGGGAGCTACGGCCCCCGAGCGGAGGAGTACGAGTTTCTGACCCCCATGGAAGAAGCCCCGAAGGGCATGCTGGCCCGGGGCAGCTACAACATCAAATCCAAGTTCACAGATGATGATAAGACTGACCACCTGTCCTGGGAGTGGAACCTGACCATCAAGAAGGATTGGAAGGACTAG